One stretch of Methanococcus voltae DNA includes these proteins:
- the leuS gene encoding leucine--tRNA ligase, producing MLNTEKTNTTERKELNFTAIADKWQKSWEDNKIFETEYNRYADADGNPSKEKFFITAAFPYLNGVLHAGHLRTFTIPETLARYNRMKGKNVLWTFGYHVTGTPILGLAELIKNRNEHTLWAYNNLHKIPMEELLTLNTPQNIVNCFSEKATEAFKKMGFSLDWRRNFKTDDEVFSKFIEWQFYTLKEKGYISKGSHPVRYCPSCDNPVEDHDLLHGEEATTVEYTLIKFTTQYDGKECIVPMATLRPETVFGVTNAWVNPNETYIIAEVYDEIQKMDSEEINTQFNGYWIMGKECAYKLSEQDKKIDIIKEMKGSELIDNKVMLKNPISQKLVPLFPANFVEMGIGTGCVMSVPAHAPYDYIALKDLDAIAEIPGDEENGKVSLIGLISIDGYGKFPAKEIVEKMGIKNQDDDELLEQATSKIYKDEFHKGKLNENCGIYEGIPVKDIKEKLTKDHIANGLAEVMYEFSEQNVVCRCGQKCIIKTVKGQWFITYSDDEWKRLAHECIDDMNFKPESFRQEFHNKVDWMKDKACARRKGLGTRLPFDSEWMIESLSDSTIYMAYYTIARFINVQNISTEQLKPELLDYVFLGKGDVESVSELTNISKETILDMRREFLYFYPLDWRCSAKDLVPNHLTFMIFNHAAIFGEQNKGLWPRGIEVNGYVTIEGKKLSKSKGPVLPVMEVAEKYGADVGRFYITTCAELPQDADIKFKEMEKARDNLTKFYEMALDLKEINTRVEETKLSRIDLWLLHKLYNAVSVADEAYNDFQLRKISILFYELMNDLRWYKRRGGENKSVLREVVVIWNKLLMPVTPHLCEEIWQELGYEGFVSLEKFPIIKQEFLNNDLERGEEFIKSTMEDIRSILSVAKIQPSKIYVYTADDWKYNLMEFMHDNQDKNVKQIIPLVMQNVEFKQQGKAVVKLINEFMKIGVKNTINEEEILENAKEFLSSEFDAEIIVNGEDIMNKKKFAIPYKIAIYME from the coding sequence ATTTTGAATACGGAAAAAACTAATACGACAGAAAGAAAAGAGCTAAATTTTACAGCAATTGCAGATAAATGGCAAAAAAGCTGGGAAGATAATAAAATATTTGAAACAGAATACAACAGATACGCAGATGCAGATGGGAACCCTTCAAAAGAAAAATTCTTTATAACTGCCGCATTTCCATACTTAAACGGTGTATTACACGCAGGACACTTAAGGACATTTACAATACCAGAAACACTCGCAAGATACAACAGAATGAAAGGTAAAAACGTACTCTGGACATTCGGATATCACGTTACAGGAACGCCAATATTGGGACTTGCAGAATTAATCAAAAACAGAAACGAGCACACACTTTGGGCATACAACAATCTTCACAAAATACCTATGGAAGAGCTTTTAACATTAAATACGCCCCAAAATATCGTAAATTGTTTTTCAGAAAAAGCAACCGAAGCATTTAAGAAAATGGGTTTCTCATTAGACTGGAGAAGAAATTTCAAAACTGATGACGAAGTATTTTCTAAATTCATCGAATGGCAATTCTACACCTTAAAAGAAAAAGGATACATCTCAAAAGGTTCTCACCCAGTTAGATACTGCCCTAGCTGTGATAACCCGGTTGAAGACCACGATTTATTACACGGTGAGGAAGCTACAACCGTAGAATACACACTCATCAAATTTACAACTCAATATGATGGCAAAGAATGTATTGTACCAATGGCTACCCTTAGACCTGAAACCGTATTTGGAGTTACTAACGCCTGGGTAAACCCTAATGAAACATATATAATCGCCGAAGTTTACGATGAAATCCAAAAAATGGATAGCGAAGAAATAAACACGCAATTTAACGGTTACTGGATAATGGGCAAAGAATGTGCTTATAAATTATCAGAACAAGACAAAAAAATTGATATAATAAAAGAAATGAAAGGTAGCGAGCTTATTGATAATAAAGTAATGCTTAAAAACCCTATTTCCCAAAAATTGGTTCCATTATTCCCTGCTAATTTTGTAGAAATGGGTATCGGTACCGGTTGCGTTATGAGTGTACCAGCTCACGCTCCTTACGATTATATCGCATTAAAAGACCTTGACGCAATTGCTGAAATACCTGGTGACGAAGAAAACGGAAAAGTAAGTTTAATTGGTCTTATTAGTATTGATGGCTATGGAAAATTCCCTGCAAAAGAAATCGTTGAAAAAATGGGAATTAAAAATCAAGATGATGATGAATTATTAGAACAAGCTACAAGTAAAATTTATAAAGATGAATTCCACAAGGGAAAATTAAACGAAAACTGTGGAATTTACGAAGGAATCCCTGTAAAGGATATTAAGGAAAAATTAACAAAAGACCACATTGCAAACGGACTTGCAGAAGTGATGTATGAGTTTTCAGAACAAAACGTTGTATGTAGATGCGGTCAAAAATGTATCATAAAAACCGTTAAAGGTCAATGGTTCATCACTTATTCAGACGATGAATGGAAGAGACTAGCTCACGAATGTATTGACGATATGAACTTTAAACCTGAAAGCTTTAGGCAAGAATTCCACAATAAAGTTGACTGGATGAAAGATAAAGCTTGTGCAAGAAGAAAAGGTTTAGGTACAAGATTGCCATTTGATAGCGAATGGATGATTGAAAGTTTATCTGACAGTACCATTTACATGGCGTACTATACAATTGCAAGATTCATAAACGTTCAAAATATATCAACAGAGCAGTTAAAGCCCGAATTATTAGATTATGTATTCTTAGGAAAAGGCGACGTTGAAAGCGTTTCAGAACTTACAAACATATCAAAAGAGACAATACTTGATATGAGAAGGGAATTCCTTTATTTCTACCCGTTAGATTGGAGATGTTCCGCAAAAGACCTTGTACCTAACCATTTGACCTTTATGATATTCAACCACGCTGCAATATTCGGAGAACAGAATAAAGGTTTATGGCCAAGAGGAATTGAGGTAAACGGTTACGTTACAATTGAGGGTAAGAAGCTATCCAAGTCAAAAGGACCAGTTTTACCAGTTATGGAAGTTGCCGAAAAATACGGTGCTGACGTTGGTAGATTCTACATCACAACTTGTGCAGAATTGCCACAAGACGCAGATATTAAATTTAAAGAAATGGAAAAAGCAAGAGACAACTTAACAAAATTCTACGAAATGGCTTTAGATTTAAAAGAAATAAATACTAGAGTTGAAGAAACCAAATTATCAAGAATTGACTTGTGGTTATTACATAAACTCTACAATGCAGTTAGTGTCGCAGACGAAGCCTACAACGATTTCCAACTTAGAAAAATTAGCATCTTATTCTATGAATTGATGAACGACTTAAGATGGTACAAGAGAAGAGGCGGAGAAAATAAAAGCGTGCTTAGAGAAGTAGTTGTAATATGGAACAAGCTTTTAATGCCCGTAACTCCACACTTGTGTGAAGAAATTTGGCAAGAATTGGGATATGAAGGATTCGTATCTCTCGAAAAATTCCCAATCATTAAACAAGAATTCCTTAACAATGATTTAGAACGTGGAGAAGAATTTATTAAGTCAACAATGGAAGATATAAGAAGTATCTTATCAGTTGCAAAAATTCAGCCATCTAAAATATACGTATATACTGCAGACGACTGGAAATATAATTTAATGGAATTTATGCACGATAACCAGGATAAAAACGTTAAGCAGATAATTCCACTTGTAATGCAAAACGTAGAATTTAAACAACAAGGAAAAGCAGTTGTAAAATTAATTAACGAATTTATGAAAATCGGTGTTAAAAATACAATTAATGAAGAAGAAATACTTGAAAATGCAAAAGAATTTTTATCTTCAGAATTTGACGCTGAAATTATCGTAAATGGCGAAGATATAATGAATAAAAAGAAATTCGCAATTCCTTATAAAATAGCAATTTATATGGAATAA
- a CDS encoding radical SAM protein — MVLFITGTCNRKCYYCPLSENRKNKDVIYANERKINSIDEAIEEAEICGSKGVGITGGNPILKIDRTCKYLKALKDHFGKDFHAHLYTTLEITEEHLQKLKEAGLDEIRLHPRMENLKNEDKTENKNNKNNKIENKKELELNKLIEKLTLCKKYINKVGVEIPAIPNMDDEISLIIKKINEIPVDFINLNELEYSETNYNNLLEKGFNEKNDYSSRMEGSQETALNAINRAKKHILDENNNLAIKMHYCPSTLKDSVQMKNRLINRAKNVAKEYELITDEGLLIKGIVKYNELELGTDESNVEANIENNPFVQFLQYNELELGIDYEINICKSEIYLNPILLEEIIDYLKDNEDNAELENEFGEFRAYISEYYPTVDKLEVQRTPLVTKKPKLNLKRRKKNLK; from the coding sequence ATGGTGCTTTTTATAACTGGAACCTGCAATAGAAAGTGCTACTACTGCCCCCTTTCCGAAAATCGTAAGAATAAGGATGTAATCTATGCAAATGAGAGGAAGATTAATAGCATAGATGAAGCAATTGAAGAGGCTGAAATATGTGGGAGTAAGGGAGTTGGTATAACCGGGGGAAATCCAATTTTAAAGATAGATAGGACATGCAAATACTTAAAAGCTTTAAAAGACCATTTTGGAAAGGATTTCCACGCACATCTATATACTACTTTGGAAATAACTGAAGAACACCTTCAAAAGTTAAAAGAAGCGGGACTAGATGAAATAAGACTTCATCCAAGGATGGAAAACTTAAAAAATGAAGATAAAACCGAAAATAAAAATAATAAAAATAATAAAATCGAAAATAAAAAGGAATTAGAATTAAATAAACTCATTGAAAAATTAACACTATGTAAAAAATATATAAACAAAGTAGGCGTTGAAATTCCTGCTATTCCAAATATGGATGATGAAATATCACTTATAATCAAAAAAATTAATGAAATACCTGTAGATTTTATTAATTTAAATGAATTAGAGTATTCTGAAACAAATTATAATAATTTATTGGAAAAAGGATTTAACGAAAAGAACGATTATTCATCACGTATGGAAGGAAGCCAGGAAACGGCTTTAAATGCTATTAATCGAGCAAAAAAACATATCCTTGATGAAAATAATAATTTAGCTATTAAAATGCACTACTGTCCCTCTACACTTAAAGATAGCGTGCAGATGAAAAATAGATTAATTAATAGGGCTAAAAACGTAGCAAAAGAGTACGAACTAATCACCGACGAAGGACTACTGATTAAGGGAATTGTAAAGTATAACGAGTTAGAATTAGGTACTGATGAAAGTAATGTAGAAGCTAATATAGAAAATAATCCTTTCGTGCAGTTTTTACAGTATAACGAGTTAGAATTAGGTATTGATTATGAAATTAATATTTGCAAGTCTGAAATTTACTTAAACCCAATTTTATTGGAAGAAATTATTGATTACCTAAAAGACAATGAAGACAATGCTGAACTTGAAAACGAGTTTGGCGAGTTTAGGGCATATATATCCGAATATTACCCTACCGTTGATAAATTAGAGGTGCAAAGAACACCTTTAGTAACAAAAAAGCCTAAATTAAATCTTAAACGTAGGAAGAAGAATTTAAAATAA
- a CDS encoding radical SAM protein, giving the protein MNQKMSKFAHITKVHPCYNEKLHDKIGRVHLPVAPKCNIACRYCKRCLGAESLCEERPGVAHHIMKPAEVEDYLTDLLKKMPNIKVIGIAGPGDSLFNKETFETLEILQDKFPEMVRCLSTNGLLLPKYAKKLADLGVKTVTVTANAVDPKIQAQMCDWIYYEGKVLKGEEGAKVLIENQLEGVKKAYDYDLAVKINTVLVPEINMDHIVEIAKTYSDYAFVQNIIPLIPMYKMENLRRPDCGEISSIRDSAEEFMTQFRACQQCRADAAGLLHEKKHMEQTKGKNLDIYDLKHFSH; this is encoded by the coding sequence ATGAATCAAAAAATGTCAAAATTTGCTCATATAACGAAAGTACATCCTTGTTATAACGAAAAATTGCACGATAAAATCGGTAGAGTACACTTACCCGTAGCTCCAAAATGTAATATTGCCTGCAGATACTGTAAAAGATGTTTAGGTGCAGAATCCCTCTGTGAAGAAAGACCCGGGGTGGCTCACCACATCATGAAACCTGCAGAAGTGGAAGACTACTTAACAGATTTGCTCAAAAAAATGCCTAACATTAAAGTTATTGGTATTGCAGGACCTGGAGACAGTTTATTTAACAAAGAAACCTTTGAAACTCTTGAAATATTACAGGATAAATTCCCTGAAATGGTAAGATGTTTATCCACAAACGGTTTATTACTTCCAAAATACGCAAAAAAACTTGCAGACCTTGGTGTAAAAACAGTTACCGTTACAGCAAATGCTGTAGACCCTAAAATACAGGCGCAAATGTGTGATTGGATATATTACGAAGGTAAAGTTTTAAAAGGCGAAGAAGGAGCAAAAGTTTTAATCGAAAACCAACTTGAAGGAGTTAAAAAGGCGTACGATTACGATTTAGCAGTTAAAATAAATACCGTTCTGGTACCTGAAATAAATATGGACCACATTGTAGAAATTGCAAAAACATACTCTGATTACGCATTTGTTCAGAACATCATTCCACTTATACCAATGTACAAAATGGAAAACTTAAGAAGACCAGATTGTGGAGAAATTAGCAGCATTAGAGATAGCGCTGAAGAATTTATGACACAATTTAGAGCTTGCCAACAGTGTAGGGCAGATGCTGCAGGATTATTGCACGAAAAGAAACATATGGAACAAACAAAAGGAAAAAATTTAGATATATATGATTTAAAGCATTTTTCACATTAA
- a CDS encoding putative quinol monooxygenase, with translation MINPIKIMAKHYIKKENLDEYIEGCNEAKKKAKKGDGYISVRYFQDVVDEKIVVMTAEWENMDKLEKYVASNDFKEITDSLSKYYSKKAEVNFYREI, from the coding sequence GTGATAAATCCTATAAAAATTATGGCAAAACATTATATTAAAAAAGAAAATTTGGATGAGTATATTGAAGGATGTAACGAGGCCAAAAAGAAAGCCAAAAAAGGCGATGGTTATATATCTGTACGATATTTTCAAGATGTCGTAGACGAAAAAATAGTAGTAATGACCGCAGAATGGGAAAATATGGATAAATTAGAAAAGTATGTAGCTTCAAATGATTTTAAAGAAATAACAGATTCATTATCAAAATATTATTCGAAAAAAGCAGAGGTAAATTTCTATAGGGAAATTTAA
- a CDS encoding glycine betaine ABC transporter substrate-binding protein, with protein MKYGKILLITLLSLFVVFAGCTTKSDSNTAGDSNTTLNDSMGLNNTDNLNTNLNESKNGTDSTNVENTNVLKNRTMNIVTTNLPVEIVKREVVKQILESKGYTVTISQKSTDEMYKAVYSGKADIMLSGSFPTTDSSFVSKYSSNLSKLKENVEESWSGVAVTKSAYDDGVTSIEALKNHSELFNGTIICLEEGTGLAKLTKSAVSQYGLSNYTIKYVTPKELYKMLDEANAEHKDLVFVAWEPSALFEKYPVEKLADSKHVYAGKFDKITTVSRPEMYVWDYEAYRFLKEFQVSKEDANSWAVQYVYEGKTAKEIASKWIDSNQYKVDEWKELLK; from the coding sequence TTGAAATACGGTAAAATTTTACTAATTACCTTACTAAGTTTATTTGTAGTATTTGCAGGTTGTACGACCAAATCAGATTCCAATACTGCAGGGGATTCAAATACGACATTAAACGATAGTATGGGTTTAAATAATACAGATAATTTAAATACCAACTTAAATGAAAGTAAAAACGGTACTGATAGTACCAATGTTGAAAATACCAATGTATTAAAAAATAGAACTATGAATATAGTAACAACCAATTTACCTGTTGAAATAGTCAAAAGGGAAGTTGTAAAACAAATATTGGAAAGTAAAGGTTATACTGTAACCATTTCCCAAAAATCAACTGATGAAATGTACAAGGCAGTATACTCTGGAAAAGCAGACATTATGCTCTCAGGGTCATTCCCTACAACAGATAGTTCATTTGTAAGTAAATACAGTAGTAATTTAAGCAAATTAAAAGAAAACGTGGAAGAATCTTGGAGTGGCGTTGCAGTTACCAAATCTGCATACGATGACGGGGTAACATCCATTGAAGCTTTGAAAAATCACTCTGAATTATTCAATGGTACCATAATATGTCTTGAAGAAGGTACAGGGTTAGCAAAACTTACCAAATCTGCTGTATCACAATATGGATTGTCAAACTACACGATAAAATACGTAACTCCTAAAGAGTTATACAAAATGTTGGATGAAGCTAACGCAGAACATAAAGATTTAGTTTTCGTAGCTTGGGAACCTTCAGCTTTGTTTGAAAAATACCCTGTTGAAAAATTAGCAGATAGTAAACACGTTTATGCAGGTAAATTCGATAAAATAACAACTGTTTCGAGACCTGAAATGTATGTTTGGGACTACGAAGCATACAGATTCTTAAAAGAATTCCAAGTTTCAAAAGAAGATGCTAACAGCTGGGCTGTTCAATATGTTTATGAAGGTAAAACCGCTAAAGAAATAGCATCAAAATGGATTGATTCTAACCAATATAAGGTTGATGAATGGAAAGAACTATTAAAATAA
- a CDS encoding MerR family transcriptional regulator, protein MSRLKISIGQFSHITNLSKRALRYYDEKKLLVPEKNVITNYRYYKVSDIEKGIKISNLTRLSFGIDEIKEILEAELTGDINFVKMKLKKRDVELRKEIKLLSEFEKKLIIPKKEVSEMNMSKSINGSISNTIPLIKEIPEILVVSKSKMGSYCQTIPELVGELMQIIITKENLEKCVQMTGSPMLICRDDIEHKESENVLVEVLIPISKSIEIPESSENVVLKNLPKATVLSMVHTGSYEKLGESSLKVFEYAENHNYEVAGNMREIFHNGLLYTPEEELKTEIQLPIK, encoded by the coding sequence ATGAGTCGACTCAAAATATCAATAGGTCAATTTTCACACATTACTAATCTTTCCAAGCGCGCACTTCGATATTATGATGAAAAAAAGCTTTTAGTGCCTGAAAAAAATGTTATAACCAATTACAGGTATTATAAAGTTTCAGATATTGAAAAAGGTATCAAAATAAGTAATTTAACTAGATTATCCTTTGGAATTGATGAAATAAAAGAAATACTCGAAGCTGAATTAACCGGAGACATTAACTTTGTGAAAATGAAGTTAAAAAAAAGAGATGTTGAACTTAGAAAAGAGATTAAACTTCTAAGTGAATTTGAAAAAAAATTGATAATTCCCAAAAAAGAGGTTTCAGAAATGAACATGAGTAAATCTATAAATGGGTCTATATCTAATACAATACCTTTAATAAAAGAAATTCCGGAAATTCTGGTTGTTTCAAAATCAAAAATGGGGAGTTACTGCCAAACAATCCCCGAATTAGTTGGAGAATTGATGCAGATTATAATTACAAAAGAAAACCTTGAAAAATGCGTTCAAATGACGGGTTCACCAATGCTAATATGTAGGGACGATATTGAGCATAAAGAAAGTGAAAACGTGTTAGTTGAAGTACTAATACCAATTTCAAAAAGTATAGAAATTCCGGAATCTTCTGAAAACGTAGTTTTAAAAAATCTACCGAAAGCTACTGTTTTATCTATGGTGCATACCGGTTCTTACGAAAAATTGGGAGAAAGCAGTTTAAAAGTATTCGAATATGCAGAAAATCACAACTACGAAGTGGCAGGGAATATGAGGGAGATATTCCACAACGGTTTACTTTACACGCCGGAAGAAGAGCTTAAAACAGAAATACAACTACCAATTAAGTAA